Proteins from one Oscillatoria nigro-viridis PCC 7112 genomic window:
- a CDS encoding potassium channel family protein, with translation MKPRIIVGGLGHTGHKIFCLLRQQGAIVVGISDRPIRGETSDVVVGNLQAASTLLAAGIQNAHTLVIAGDDDAVNLAILMQARILNPQIRIINRLFNTSLGDRIDHTLPDHTSMSVSSLAAPVFAFAALGNQAIGQLRLFDRTWPIHEEYIDETHPWKNRKLSDLWEDRSRMLIYYLPAANKTDLVSAVLADRQCQQGDRLIVATQPTIHSPQKTLTQKLLKTLTRLHRFQQHSQAAVIVVLTLLAMIAVATATYICVDEHISIVDSLYFSVGMITGAGGHEKVAEQAPESIKLFTVVMMLVGAGIIGICYALLNDYVLGTRFTEYWDVARVPQRNHYIICGLGGIGIQIAKELHTNGYDIVAIEQDPNCRFLNTARSMKIPVIQGSASLPATLEAANVKQAAALLAVTSSDMSNVEIALSAKGLAPKLSVIVRNQDPHFALMVQQVFEFEGVLNPTELAAPAFAAAAIGGRILGNGMTADSLWVCLATLITPNHPFCGHRIQDAAKSADFVPLYVETNCQTLHGWDLLNCCLSTGDVLYLTMPANRLEQLWRTTSELIKT, from the coding sequence ATGAAACCTCGAATCATTGTTGGCGGGTTGGGCCACACGGGACACAAGATTTTTTGTTTGTTGAGACAGCAAGGAGCGATTGTGGTTGGTATTAGCGATCGCCCAATTCGCGGCGAAACTTCTGATGTGGTTGTCGGCAATTTGCAAGCAGCTTCTACCTTGTTGGCGGCTGGCATTCAAAACGCTCACACTTTAGTAATTGCAGGAGACGATGATGCTGTAAATTTGGCAATTTTGATGCAAGCGAGGATTCTCAATCCTCAGATTCGCATCATCAACAGATTGTTCAATACTAGCTTGGGCGACAGAATTGACCACACTTTGCCCGATCACACTTCCATGAGCGTTTCATCATTGGCTGCTCCGGTTTTTGCGTTTGCGGCTCTCGGAAATCAGGCTATCGGACAGTTGCGTTTGTTCGATCGCACTTGGCCGATTCACGAAGAATATATCGATGAAACACATCCTTGGAAAAATCGAAAACTGAGCGATTTGTGGGAAGATCGATCGCGAATGTTGATTTATTATCTGCCGGCTGCTAACAAAACTGATTTAGTATCGGCGGTGCTTGCCGATCGGCAGTGTCAGCAGGGCGATCGGCTAATTGTTGCCACTCAGCCGACTATCCACAGCCCCCAAAAAACTTTAACTCAAAAACTGCTAAAAACATTAACTAGGCTGCACAGATTTCAGCAGCACAGCCAAGCAGCAGTAATTGTTGTACTGACGCTGCTGGCCATGATTGCCGTTGCTACTGCCACCTATATTTGTGTTGACGAGCATATCTCAATTGTCGATTCTCTGTATTTTTCAGTAGGGATGATTACCGGAGCCGGAGGCCATGAAAAAGTTGCCGAACAAGCTCCCGAAAGCATTAAACTATTTACAGTTGTCATGATGTTAGTTGGAGCCGGCATCATCGGTATCTGCTACGCACTGCTCAACGATTATGTATTGGGAACTCGCTTTACCGAATATTGGGATGTGGCGCGAGTTCCGCAGCGCAATCATTACATTATCTGCGGACTCGGAGGAATAGGTATCCAAATTGCTAAAGAACTGCACACTAACGGTTACGATATTGTGGCGATCGAGCAAGATCCAAACTGCCGATTTCTGAACACGGCTCGCTCAATGAAAATTCCGGTCATTCAGGGAAGTGCCAGTTTACCCGCAACTTTGGAAGCTGCTAATGTTAAGCAAGCTGCAGCACTTTTGGCGGTAACTAGCAGCGATATGTCTAATGTCGAAATTGCCTTGAGCGCTAAAGGATTGGCACCAAAACTATCAGTGATTGTCCGCAATCAAGACCCACATTTTGCTTTGATGGTGCAGCAAGTTTTTGAGTTTGAAGGAGTTTTGAACCCGACGGAATTGGCTGCTCCTGCTTTCGCGGCGGCGGCGATTGGAGGCCGAATTTTGGGCAACGGAATGACTGCTGACAGTCTGTGGGTTTGCTTGGCCACATTGATTACGCCAAACCATCCTTTCTGCGGCCACCGCATTCAAGATGCTGCTAAGTCTGCGGATTTTGTGCCTCTGTATGTGGAAACTAATTGTCAAACTCTCCACGGCTGGGATTTACTGAATTGCTGTTTGAGTACGGGGGATGTTTTGTATTTGACGATGCCGGCGAATCGGTTGGAGCAACTGTGGAGAACGACCTCGGAATTAATTAAAACTTAA
- a CDS encoding transcriptional regulator codes for MIELLIIILIIGIFCAIVAPSWLMFINNHRLKVSVDRAYWAMALARSNAKRDKISWQASFKQVGENVQVAVHPADIPPAQIPASQWKNLEPQIQIDTDETTVLQVNENNEQKENGTIRRVMFNHRGCPVSRSDHDCTLTSIRAKGTLTLYHPNLKNSQRCIIISTLLGHKRTSNRQSKPNDNKRYCY; via the coding sequence ATGATTGAGCTATTGATAATTATTTTAATCATAGGAATATTTTGTGCGATCGTCGCCCCCTCTTGGCTAATGTTTATCAACAACCACCGTTTAAAGGTATCAGTCGATCGAGCTTATTGGGCAATGGCACTTGCCCGCAGCAACGCCAAACGCGACAAAATTTCATGGCAAGCCAGCTTCAAACAAGTAGGAGAAAACGTACAAGTAGCAGTCCATCCAGCCGACATTCCCCCAGCCCAAATACCAGCCAGTCAATGGAAAAACCTAGAACCGCAAATTCAAATAGATACAGATGAAACAACAGTGCTCCAAGTAAATGAAAACAACGAGCAAAAAGAAAACGGCACAATCCGGCGAGTCATGTTCAACCACCGAGGTTGCCCCGTATCTCGAAGCGATCACGACTGCACGCTAACGAGTATCAGAGCAAAAGGAACCCTCACCCTATATCATCCCAATTTAAAAAACAGTCAACGCTGCATCATCATCTCTACTCTCCTAGGACATAAGCGCACCTCCAACAGACAATCAAAACCCAACGACAACAAAAGATATTGTTACTGA
- a CDS encoding metallophosphoesterase, with product MKNNYLILAFIVFVAITGFGVLTYAQTSVNRPFEFALIGDLPYSAEQEAKFPNLIADINRSPAAFVVHDGDIKNGSSVCDDATFVSRKQLFDNFEMPFILAYGDNEWTDCHRSNNGSYDPVERLAKLREIFSNGNQSLGKRTLTLTRQSENPQFAKFRENVRWIYHGVVFLAINMPGSNNNFGRTPEADAEYADRNWANLAWIEESFALAKRSNSKGIVLVAQANPGFEFDPTDKRRSGYNDFIATLETETGNFPGQVVFVHGDTHYFRIDKPLPHFTDETQLPRMKNFTRVETFGSPNVHWLRAFYDPKNPNLFEFKQQIVPEN from the coding sequence ATGAAAAATAACTATCTAATTCTTGCCTTTATTGTTTTTGTAGCAATTACGGGTTTTGGCGTTTTAACTTACGCTCAAACTTCGGTCAATAGACCTTTTGAATTTGCCTTGATTGGCGATTTGCCCTACAGTGCCGAACAAGAAGCAAAATTTCCGAATTTGATTGCAGATATCAATCGATCGCCCGCAGCGTTTGTAGTCCACGACGGCGACATTAAAAACGGTTCTAGCGTCTGCGATGATGCAACTTTTGTCAGCCGCAAGCAGTTATTTGACAATTTTGAGATGCCGTTTATTCTTGCCTATGGCGATAATGAATGGACGGATTGCCACCGTTCAAATAACGGCAGTTACGATCCAGTAGAAAGACTCGCTAAACTGCGGGAAATATTTAGCAACGGTAATCAAAGTTTGGGAAAGCGCACCTTAACTCTCACCCGTCAAAGCGAAAACCCGCAGTTTGCTAAATTCCGCGAAAATGTTCGCTGGATTTATCATGGAGTTGTGTTTTTGGCGATTAATATGCCGGGAAGCAACAACAATTTTGGCCGCACTCCCGAAGCAGATGCAGAATATGCCGATCGCAATTGGGCTAACTTAGCCTGGATCGAAGAATCTTTTGCTTTAGCCAAACGCAGCAACAGCAAAGGAATTGTGTTAGTTGCACAGGCAAATCCGGGATTTGAATTCGATCCGACGGACAAAAGAAGAAGCGGCTACAACGATTTTATCGCAACTCTGGAAACAGAAACAGGCAATTTCCCTGGGCAGGTTGTATTCGTCCACGGCGATACTCACTATTTCCGCATCGATAAACCTTTACCCCATTTTACCGATGAGACTCAATTACCTAGAATGAAAAATTTTACTAGAGTTGAAACTTTTGGTTCTCCAAACGTGCATTGGTTGCGGGCTTTTTATGACCCCAAAAATCCTAATTTGTTTGAATTTAAGCAGCAAATTGTTCCGGAAAATTAG
- a CDS encoding SH3 domain-containing protein: MLIFTQSKAFFIAAVVASFSFSLYSFPVFGKQQSLAPAKAEALKKQTQCSFITGEGGAVNIRKGPGNKYPVVAKLKRGDGVRAVSRQGNWVKIAARFSGNPPNETLTILDGWVNNQFINGCSEDQFDRWRK; the protein is encoded by the coding sequence ATGCTAATTTTTACTCAATCAAAAGCCTTTTTTATTGCAGCCGTCGTTGCAAGTTTTAGCTTCTCACTTTACAGCTTTCCTGTTTTCGGCAAGCAGCAAAGCCTTGCTCCCGCAAAAGCAGAAGCTTTAAAAAAGCAAACTCAATGCTCGTTTATTACAGGTGAAGGTGGCGCTGTTAACATTCGCAAAGGCCCAGGCAATAAATACCCGGTTGTTGCTAAATTGAAAAGGGGAGACGGAGTTAGGGCTGTCAGCAGACAAGGTAATTGGGTGAAAATTGCGGCTAGATTTTCTGGTAATCCTCCTAATGAAACTTTGACAATCCTTGACGGTTGGGTGAACAATCAATTTATTAATGGCTGTTCCGAAGACCAATTTGACAGGTGGCGAAAATAG
- a CDS encoding Uma2 family endonuclease: MTIATERLTLEQFLKLPETKPASEYIEGEIIQKPMPKTKHSLLQLRTCNEINQVTQTPKIAYAFPELRCTFGGRSIVPDIAVLLWEQIEFDESGEPLDDVLIAPYWAIEILSPQQSSNRVTRKILHCLQHNCQLGWLIDPDDRSILAFLPNQQPQFCEGSDVVPVPEMIPLNITAEQVFSWLRMQQ; the protein is encoded by the coding sequence ATGACGATCGCAACTGAGCGCCTTACTCTTGAACAATTTCTGAAACTGCCAGAAACTAAACCGGCTAGCGAATACATTGAGGGCGAGATTATCCAAAAACCTATGCCGAAAACAAAGCACAGCCTATTGCAATTAAGAACCTGCAACGAAATTAATCAGGTGACGCAAACTCCCAAGATAGCTTATGCTTTTCCAGAGTTGCGGTGTACCTTTGGCGGTCGATCGATTGTTCCAGATATTGCGGTACTATTGTGGGAACAAATTGAATTTGATGAGAGCGGTGAACCGTTGGATGATGTGCTAATTGCACCGTATTGGGCGATCGAAATCCTGTCGCCACAACAAAGCTCAAATCGCGTAACTAGAAAAATTCTTCACTGTCTTCAACATAATTGTCAGTTGGGGTGGCTAATCGATCCAGACGATCGATCGATTTTAGCGTTTTTACCCAACCAACAACCGCAATTCTGCGAAGGTAGCGATGTCGTTCCTGTTCCCGAAATGATTCCCCTGAATATCACCGCCGAACAGGTGTTTAGCTGGTTGAGAATGCAACAATGA
- a CDS encoding COP23 domain-containing protein — protein MTSYINLAALVAGVIMKLTAPLLASALVFAGTVALASQVQAAPTSNWNSTRTTFQCVTSGRNFVTIARRGNVTTDPMILWKSTEFGREYTPWQRCQIVSNRLTKAVAQNGGRLSNLQLTTGIVNNLPVVCYVNGRGRCNSQNLLFTLDKRNAKNPGDALTRLINFAQDGGGPVTTFRTGTQSSAPQFVPFGDMVDRAFNSPNKKPSVPVAKPQGDRGI, from the coding sequence ATGACTTCCTACATAAATTTAGCTGCCTTAGTGGCAGGAGTTATTATGAAATTGACTGCACCCTTATTAGCATCCGCTTTAGTTTTCGCCGGTACTGTCGCCTTGGCAAGCCAAGTGCAAGCAGCTCCAACGAGCAACTGGAATAGCACTAGAACAACATTTCAGTGCGTTACTTCCGGTCGAAATTTTGTTACAATTGCGCGACGCGGAAATGTCACGACCGATCCGATGATTCTGTGGAAATCTACCGAGTTCGGCCGCGAATATACACCTTGGCAGCGCTGTCAAATTGTTTCCAATAGATTGACCAAAGCTGTTGCCCAGAATGGCGGAAGATTAAGCAACTTGCAGTTAACAACAGGAATTGTTAATAACTTGCCCGTAGTTTGTTACGTGAACGGACGGGGGCGCTGCAACTCTCAAAATCTGCTGTTCACCCTAGACAAGCGAAATGCTAAAAATCCCGGTGATGCTTTAACGAGATTGATTAATTTTGCCCAAGACGGCGGTGGGCCAGTTACAACGTTCAGAACAGGAACTCAATCATCTGCACCGCAGTTTGTTCCCTTTGGAGATATGGTCGATCGAGCTTTTAATTCTCCAAACAAGAAACCGTCAGTTCCTGTAGCAAAACCGCAGGGCGATCGAGGTATTTAA
- a CDS encoding N-acetylmuramoyl-L-alanine amidase, producing MRKFLGLVVFGMIVAIASVAVAAQPLFLAYPPANHKTTADRIFLIGTAPAPGQVSVNGNQISRTAAGHFAPTFPLQLGENVFTLRYENQEVKIKVTRESNQPEAPVGLAFAKDSLTPKVDVASLPGEYICFGAIAPANAQVSVKLAGITIPLKARSQVELPDNKSVLLGENSPIKKGGSQQYQGCGKTPPNPPLLRGGNESNAALARGGNESNSSLPKGEKIDLGVPVFELTMNDRTISQQGTGKISILSPADLEIAEVTADPGVARTGASTDFSRMTPLPKGTRATIIGREGEWLRLDYGAWIKASEVRIVQDSVPVRSIIRSASSRQVSGWTEVLFPLEIPVPVTVQEGERTFTLTLYNTTAQTDIIRLSDDPVISRLEWQQIAPLQVQYTFNLKSAQQWGYKLRYEGTTLVLSLKNPPVNTSMMPVSQAKPLSGIKILIDPGHGGPEDSGAVSPVGIREKTVALTVSKLVQQELVNRGANVVMTRVEDVDLDLPPRVEMIQKEEPAIAISIHYNALPDNGDAIKTKGVAAFWFHPQAHSLAMFLHNYLVAKLNRPSYGVFWNNLAMTRPAVAPSVLMELGFLINPEEFEWILNPTEQKKLAEAIAQGVTEWFASVK from the coding sequence ATGAGAAAATTTTTAGGATTAGTTGTGTTTGGGATGATCGTGGCGATCGCCTCTGTAGCTGTCGCCGCTCAACCTTTGTTTCTCGCTTATCCTCCCGCAAACCACAAAACTACAGCCGATCGCATCTTTTTAATCGGTACAGCGCCCGCACCGGGACAAGTATCGGTAAATGGCAACCAAATTTCGCGCACCGCAGCCGGCCATTTCGCCCCGACTTTTCCGCTGCAACTCGGCGAAAATGTCTTTACCTTGCGTTACGAAAATCAGGAAGTCAAAATTAAGGTGACGCGCGAGTCGAATCAGCCGGAAGCCCCTGTAGGATTGGCTTTTGCTAAAGATTCCCTGACGCCGAAAGTCGATGTGGCGAGTTTGCCGGGGGAATATATTTGCTTTGGGGCGATCGCACCTGCGAATGCTCAAGTTTCGGTAAAATTGGCGGGCATTACTATTCCTTTAAAAGCGCGATCGCAAGTCGAACTACCCGACAATAAATCTGTACTATTAGGTGAAAACTCCCCGATCAAAAAAGGCGGCAGCCAACAGTATCAAGGCTGCGGGAAGACGCCCCCCAACCCCCCCTTGCTAAGGGGGGGCAATGAGTCTAATGCCGCCTTAGCAAGGGGGGGTAATGAGTCTAACTCCTCCCTACCCAAAGGAGAAAAAATTGATTTAGGAGTGCCTGTATTTGAGCTAACAATGAACGATCGAACTATCAGCCAACAAGGTACTGGCAAAATTTCTATTCTTTCTCCGGCTGACTTAGAAATAGCCGAAGTAACAGCAGATCCTGGTGTCGCCAGAACCGGGGCGAGTACAGATTTTTCTCGAATGACACCGCTGCCGAAGGGAACGCGAGCAACAATTATCGGGCGCGAGGGAGAATGGCTCAGACTCGATTACGGTGCTTGGATTAAAGCCTCGGAAGTGCGAATTGTCCAGGATTCAGTGCCTGTGCGATCGATTATTCGCAGTGCCAGTTCGCGTCAAGTTTCCGGCTGGACAGAGGTGTTATTTCCCTTAGAAATACCCGTCCCAGTCACCGTGCAGGAAGGAGAACGCACTTTCACTTTAACCCTGTACAATACTACCGCTCAAACTGACATTATTCGCCTCTCTGATGACCCGGTAATTTCGCGTTTGGAATGGCAACAAATCGCGCCACTGCAAGTACAATACACTTTTAATCTCAAATCTGCCCAGCAGTGGGGCTATAAATTGAGATACGAGGGTACAACTTTAGTGCTGTCTTTAAAAAACCCGCCGGTGAATACAAGCATGATGCCTGTGTCGCAAGCAAAGCCGCTGTCGGGAATTAAGATTCTCATCGATCCTGGACACGGCGGGCCGGAGGATTCAGGTGCTGTGAGTCCAGTGGGAATTAGGGAAAAAACAGTAGCTTTAACAGTGTCGAAATTGGTGCAACAGGAATTGGTAAATCGAGGCGCGAATGTGGTAATGACGCGGGTAGAAGATGTCGATTTGGATTTGCCGCCGAGGGTGGAAATGATTCAAAAAGAAGAACCTGCGATCGCAATTTCAATTCACTACAATGCTTTGCCGGATAACGGCGACGCCATTAAGACTAAAGGCGTCGCCGCTTTCTGGTTTCACCCGCAAGCGCACAGTTTGGCAATGTTTTTGCACAATTATTTAGTTGCCAAGTTGAACCGTCCGAGCTATGGTGTATTCTGGAACAACTTAGCCATGACTCGTCCAGCAGTGGCTCCATCTGTTTTAATGGAATTGGGATTTCTGATCAATCCCGAAGAGTTTGAATGGATTTTGAATCCGACAGAACAGAAGAAATTAGCTGAGGCGATCGCCCAAGGTGTTACCGAATGGTTTGCCTCAGTCAAATAA
- a CDS encoding peptidoglycan D,D-transpeptidase FtsI family protein — MSYDPRFDRYRSPNVKRPKQAGDSLPDSFAARTGWEKPAKPRSSGSFGRSPQQTAASWGRPGERLKRSKFRLWAVWAVLMLGGLGLAVNLFYLQVTRAPALRKQAEQQQTLKTKPFVPRRPIIDRAGNVLAIDRQVYTLYAHPKLFNHSKAEIAAKLAPMLAIERSPGTTSEAELIRRFNLAESGITIAESLPQEVADRIAQMQIKDSLVDGLELLRQQQRFYPQQELAADILGYVDGERKGQAGVEYSQQNLLERSMPSIQFSRSSNGNWVPDRLTAGFVQLDDLKLQLTIDSRLQRAARIALKEKMKQHDAKRGTVIVMDARNGELLSVVAEPSYDPNQYFNFDLSRYKNWAVTDVYEPGSTFKAINVAIAMEAGAVKPNTVFKDEGRIYMDGWTIQNSDYKQAGARGPSTVTEILKHSSNVGMVHVMRSMKASLYYQALEKLGLGQTAGTDLPFEVTSQLKNREQFINSPVEVATTAFGQGFSITPIQLVQLNGALANGGKLVTPHVVRGLFDRNGEAYWKLPRPVPKQVFSPETTKQVLEMMETVVDGGTGKAAQIPGYRIAGKTGTAQKANAGGGYSDKAIITSFVGIMPVEAPRYVVLAVIDEPKDGSGGTVAAPIVESVMEALISIEKIAPSKK; from the coding sequence ATGAGCTACGACCCCCGTTTTGACCGCTACAGATCGCCGAATGTCAAACGCCCAAAACAGGCGGGCGATTCCCTACCCGATAGCTTCGCAGCGCGTACAGGGTGGGAAAAACCAGCCAAACCTAGATCTTCGGGCAGTTTCGGGCGATCGCCACAACAGACGGCTGCATCTTGGGGGCGACCGGGGGAGCGTTTAAAGCGCAGCAAGTTCCGTTTGTGGGCAGTCTGGGCGGTGTTGATGCTGGGGGGGCTGGGGCTGGCTGTGAATTTGTTTTATTTGCAGGTGACGCGAGCTCCGGCGCTGCGTAAACAGGCCGAGCAGCAGCAAACTCTCAAAACCAAGCCGTTTGTACCGAGACGCCCGATAATTGACCGCGCAGGGAATGTTTTGGCGATCGACAGACAGGTGTACACGCTCTACGCTCACCCGAAGTTGTTTAACCACTCGAAGGCGGAAATTGCTGCTAAATTGGCTCCGATGCTGGCGATCGAACGGAGTCCGGGCACTACGTCGGAAGCTGAACTGATACGCAGGTTTAATCTTGCTGAAAGCGGTATTACAATTGCAGAGTCTCTGCCTCAAGAGGTTGCCGATCGCATCGCTCAGATGCAAATTAAAGACAGTCTGGTCGATGGCTTGGAGTTGCTGCGGCAGCAGCAGCGTTTTTACCCGCAGCAGGAGTTGGCGGCGGATATCCTCGGTTATGTGGACGGAGAACGGAAGGGACAAGCCGGGGTGGAATACAGCCAGCAGAATTTGTTGGAACGATCGATGCCGTCGATTCAGTTTAGCAGGTCGAGCAATGGGAATTGGGTTCCCGATCGGCTGACGGCGGGATTTGTGCAGCTTGATGACTTGAAATTGCAATTGACGATCGACAGTCGCTTGCAGCGGGCTGCCCGAATTGCCCTCAAGGAAAAAATGAAGCAACACGATGCGAAGCGGGGCACGGTGATTGTGATGGATGCCCGTAACGGGGAATTGCTGTCAGTTGTAGCGGAACCTTCTTATGACCCGAATCAATATTTTAATTTCGATTTGTCGCGCTATAAAAATTGGGCTGTAACTGATGTTTATGAGCCTGGTTCGACTTTTAAAGCGATTAATGTGGCGATCGCTATGGAAGCGGGTGCGGTGAAACCTAATACTGTGTTTAAGGACGAAGGTCGGATTTACATGGATGGCTGGACTATCCAAAATTCCGATTACAAACAAGCAGGGGCGCGGGGTCCTTCCACTGTTACTGAGATTTTGAAACATTCTAGCAATGTCGGGATGGTGCACGTAATGAGAAGTATGAAAGCTTCTCTTTACTATCAAGCTTTAGAAAAACTCGGACTCGGACAAACTGCGGGAACAGATTTGCCTTTTGAAGTAACCAGTCAGCTTAAAAATCGAGAGCAATTTATTAACTCTCCGGTGGAAGTTGCTACTACGGCTTTTGGGCAAGGTTTTTCGATTACTCCGATACAGTTGGTGCAGCTTAACGGCGCTTTGGCTAACGGTGGCAAGTTGGTGACTCCTCACGTTGTGCGGGGACTTTTTGATAGGAACGGTGAAGCTTATTGGAAGCTTCCGAGGCCGGTTCCCAAGCAGGTTTTTTCGCCGGAAACTACTAAGCAGGTGTTAGAAATGATGGAAACTGTGGTTGATGGTGGTACGGGGAAAGCTGCACAAATTCCTGGGTATCGGATTGCAGGAAAAACGGGCACGGCTCAAAAAGCTAATGCTGGTGGGGGTTATTCTGACAAGGCGATTATTACTAGCTTTGTGGGGATCATGCCTGTGGAGGCTCCTCGGTATGTGGTTTTGGCGGTGATTGATGAGCCGAAGGACGGTTCGGGGGGTACGGTGGCGGCGCCGATTGTGGAGTCGGTGATGGAGGCGTTGATTTCTATTGAGAAGATTGCGCCGAGTAAGAAGTAG
- a CDS encoding calcium-binding protein: MVITGTEEADSLKGTTENDVIYGLAGDDSLVGLGGNDFLYGGEDDDTLYGGFGDDQLFGENGDDFLDGGYGYDQLNGGSGNDELRGGYADDILIGGSGNDKLDGEFGDDFLIGGTGNDSLYGGDGNDILTDSGVGRDGSDYLDGGSGNDRIIAYGYGPEIDADTLVGGTGLDTFVLGAPGQAFYNVDGDADYALITDYLPFADTIQLQGSASDYILDGSPIQGISGTAIYREENSNYELIAVLQDRFLTQSALGLFTYV; the protein is encoded by the coding sequence ATGGTTATCACTGGAACTGAAGAAGCAGACAGCTTGAAAGGCACTACAGAAAATGATGTCATCTACGGCTTAGCAGGGGATGATTCTCTAGTAGGCTTGGGCGGAAACGACTTTCTGTACGGTGGCGAAGATGACGATACACTCTATGGGGGTTTTGGCGACGACCAACTATTTGGTGAAAATGGCGATGACTTTCTAGACGGCGGCTATGGATACGACCAATTAAATGGCGGTAGCGGTAACGACGAACTGCGGGGCGGGTATGCGGATGACATCCTAATTGGAGGTAGCGGAAACGATAAATTAGACGGCGAGTTTGGAGATGATTTTCTCATCGGCGGGACGGGAAATGATTCTCTTTACGGCGGCGATGGAAACGACATCCTAACTGATAGTGGCGTAGGTCGCGATGGCAGCGACTATTTAGACGGCGGTAGCGGAAATGACCGAATAATTGCTTACGGTTACGGGCCGGAAATTGATGCAGATACGCTGGTGGGCGGGACAGGATTGGATACCTTCGTTCTCGGCGCGCCCGGTCAGGCTTTCTACAATGTTGACGGCGATGCTGACTACGCATTAATTACTGATTATTTGCCCTTTGCAGACACAATTCAACTGCAAGGAAGTGCGTCTGACTACATTTTAGATGGCTCTCCGATTCAGGGAATTTCTGGCACTGCTATTTACCGCGAAGAAAATTCAAATTACGAACTAATTGCCGTTTTGCAGGACAGATTTTTAACTCAGAGCGCTCTAGGTTTGTTCACTTACGTGTAG
- a CDS encoding CapA family protein, which produces MNFRRLLSVIAMLSIAGCNIQTPQTNTQPTESRSLRGGTPSPIATPVSAEPKSEIEEAKLIAVGDIMMHSTQTRSGYDAKKQTYNFDSFFAPVKSILSTGDWVIGNLETPLAGEDAGGYTGYPLFNAPAQLADAAKKAGFNILTTANNHALDRGEKGVIRTIANLRDRKIASTGTAESKAASDRTLISTKNNISLALLAYTYGTNGIPVPKGKDYLVSLIDEKKIIKDIAKARKQGADIIAISLHFGNEYQRQPNTQQKQLVENLLKAGADIILGSHPHVVQPYKIFKFSGKNGKTRKAVAIYSMGNFISGQNKKYTDLGVIFQVNIRKIFPEKTTEITEVKTHPTWVQSYSLNNKLNYRVLPLAKTVTDKKDPLLATSEYPVLTRDLQDMNNHLNSLNKPQDKK; this is translated from the coding sequence ATGAATTTTCGTCGGTTGCTCTCGGTAATTGCCATGCTTTCGATCGCAGGCTGCAATATCCAAACGCCACAAACCAACACACAGCCGACAGAAAGTCGTAGCTTGCGGGGCGGGACGCCATCGCCAATTGCAACCCCTGTTTCCGCCGAACCAAAGTCTGAGATCGAAGAAGCAAAACTAATTGCTGTCGGCGACATTATGATGCACAGTACCCAAACGCGATCGGGCTACGACGCAAAAAAGCAAACATACAATTTTGACAGTTTCTTCGCACCAGTTAAAAGTATCCTGTCAACAGGCGATTGGGTCATCGGAAATCTCGAAACACCTTTAGCGGGGGAAGATGCGGGCGGATATACGGGATATCCGCTATTTAACGCACCGGCTCAATTAGCGGATGCTGCTAAAAAAGCCGGATTTAATATATTGACAACCGCGAACAATCATGCTTTAGACCGGGGAGAAAAAGGGGTAATTAGGACGATCGCTAATCTGCGCGATCGTAAAATTGCTTCCACAGGAACAGCCGAATCGAAAGCTGCGAGCGATCGTACTTTAATCAGCACTAAAAACAACATTTCACTAGCCCTGCTAGCCTACACCTACGGCACAAACGGCATTCCCGTACCCAAAGGCAAAGATTACTTAGTTTCCCTAATTGACGAAAAAAAGATAATCAAAGATATTGCCAAAGCCCGCAAACAAGGAGCAGATATTATCGCAATTTCCCTGCATTTTGGCAACGAATATCAGCGACAGCCAAACACCCAACAAAAACAATTAGTGGAAAACCTATTAAAAGCCGGTGCAGATATCATTCTGGGCAGCCATCCCCACGTCGTCCAACCTTACAAAATTTTTAAATTCTCCGGCAAAAATGGGAAAACCCGCAAAGCTGTAGCAATTTATTCAATGGGAAACTTCATTTCCGGTCAGAATAAAAAATATACAGACCTAGGCGTAATTTTTCAAGTAAATATTCGCAAAATCTTTCCCGAAAAAACAACAGAAATTACAGAGGTAAAAACACATCCTACTTGGGTGCAAAGCTACAGCTTGAACAACAAATTAAACTACCGCGTTTTGCCCCTAGCAAAAACTGTCACCGATAAAAAAGATCCGCTATTAGCAACTTCAGAGTATCCGGTTCTCACAAGAGATTTGCAGGATATGAACAATCATCTTAATTCTTTAAATAAACCTCAAGATAAAAAGTAA